A genomic stretch from Tepidisphaeraceae bacterium includes:
- a CDS encoding XRE family transcriptional regulator, whose amino-acid sequence MESLGTKLRRQRRRLGLTLDELAGRTQISKPYLSLIETGRVPNPPSDEKLRRLEQTLGFPPGELLTQAHLQRTPRDVRAMLAKLMREGKEQTAAIALAAAGGKATTAGGGGTATITAPGSAGAPALSGIDLDDAYLSGVLHELVDRSSGNVEAIATNAVPVINKVSAGYPKDFTDLAYPRGVADDYVSCPDVRDPDAFAARVHGDSMTPRYTEGDIVIFSPAGNPRDGDDCFVRFEDGTCTFKRVFFEGDEDGRPVLRLQPRNEKYRPQVIPSEKVTGLYRAMYRYEKID is encoded by the coding sequence ATGGAATCGCTTGGAACAAAACTTCGCCGTCAGCGCCGTCGGCTGGGGCTAACGCTGGATGAGCTGGCGGGTCGGACGCAGATCAGCAAGCCGTACCTGTCGCTGATTGAGACCGGCCGGGTGCCGAACCCGCCCAGCGATGAGAAGCTGCGCCGGCTCGAGCAGACGCTGGGTTTCCCACCTGGCGAGTTGCTGACGCAGGCGCATTTGCAGCGCACGCCGCGCGACGTGCGGGCGATGCTGGCCAAGCTGATGCGCGAGGGGAAGGAACAGACCGCCGCCATCGCGCTCGCCGCCGCGGGGGGCAAGGCGACCACCGCGGGTGGCGGTGGCACCGCGACGATTACGGCGCCGGGTTCGGCCGGCGCACCCGCGTTGTCGGGGATCGATCTGGACGATGCCTACCTCTCCGGCGTGCTGCACGAATTGGTCGACCGGTCCAGCGGCAACGTCGAGGCGATCGCGACCAACGCCGTGCCGGTCATCAACAAGGTGTCGGCCGGTTACCCGAAGGACTTCACCGACCTCGCCTACCCGCGCGGCGTGGCGGACGACTACGTCAGCTGCCCCGACGTGCGCGACCCCGATGCCTTCGCCGCCCGCGTGCATGGCGACAGCATGACCCCCCGCTACACGGAAGGTGACATCGTCATCTTCTCCCCCGCCGGCAACCCGCGCGACGGTGACGACTGCTTCGTTCGCTTCGAGGACGGCACCTGCACCTTCAAGCGCGTCTTCTTCGAAGGCGACGAGGACGGCCGCCCCGTGTTGCGCTTACAACCCCGCAACGAAAAGTACCGCCCGCAAGTTATCCCCAGCGAAAAGGTTACCGGGCTGTACCGGGCGATGTATCGGTACGAGAAGATCGACTGA